One genomic segment of Mangifera indica cultivar Alphonso chromosome 6, CATAS_Mindica_2.1, whole genome shotgun sequence includes these proteins:
- the LOC123219260 gene encoding heterogeneous nuclear ribonucleoprotein 1-like encodes MEMDLGKLFVGGISWDTNEDRLREYFQTFGEVLEAVIMKDRATGRARGFGFIVFSDPAVAERVVMLKHMIDGRTVEAKKAVPRDDQNIQNRNNNSIHGSPGPTRTKKIFVGGLAPTVTEGDFKKYFDQFGTITDVVVMYDHNTQRPRGFGFITYDSEEAVDRVLLKTFHELNGKMVEVKRAVPKESSPGPNRSPLSLYNYGLSRVSTFSNGYTQGYNPSSVGGYGVRLDGRYSPVTVGRSGFSPIGPSYGMGLNFEPNSSPSYGGSANISSNLGYGRGLNPPYGGNPNRYSSSFAYGGSNGGNIPVLNSPSRSVWGNGNLGYATKTANSVALGLGSGTSEMDSFGSIRALWGSSPNLGQGGAAGSVYSSESLGYGTGELSIGLGAVGNGRNSRSGFTPTSVSNGGYDEAYTNTYASDSFYGDSTWRSSPLELEGSGPFAFGLGTAASDVMTKNSAGYVGGCSVTNRQPNRGIAA; translated from the exons ATGGAAATGGACCTTGGTAAGCTGTTTGTTGGTGGGATTTCCTGGGATACAAATGAGGACCGTTTAAGAGAATATTTCCAGACGTTTGGAGAAGTTTTGGAAGCTGTGATAATGAAGGATCGGGCCACAGGTCGTGCCCGCGGGtttggttttattgttttttctgaCCCTGCTGTTGCAGAAAGAGTTGTCATGCTGAAACACATGATAGATGGTAGAACT GTTGAGGCAAAGAAGGCTGTTCCTAGAGATGATCAGAACATTCAGAACAGAAACAATAACAGCATTCATGGATCTCCTGGCCCTACTCGcacaaagaaaatatttgtAGGAGGTTTAGCACCTACTGTAACAGAGGGTGACTTTAAGAAGTACTTTGATCAGTTTGGGACAATTACTGATGTTGTAGTTATGTACGACCACAACACTCAAAGGCCTCGAGGTTTCGGATTCATCACTTATGATTCCGAGGAAGCAGTGGACAGAGTGTTGCTTAAAACCTTTCATGAACTTAATGGTAAAATGGTTGAAGTTAAGCGGGCAGTCCCCAAAGAATCATCTCCAGGGCCAAATCGCAGCCCGTTAAGCTTATATAATTATGGTCTGAGTAGAGTCAGTACCTTTTCGAATGGTTATACTCAGGGATACAATCCAAGTTCAGTTGGAGGGTATGGAGTTAGACTTGATGGTAGATATAGTCCAGTAACTGTTGGGCGGAGTGGATTTTCCCCAATTGGTCCTAGTTATGGGATGGGACTGAATTTTGAGCCAAATTCGAGCCCAAGCTATGGAGGAAGTGCAAACATTAGTTCTAACCTTGGCTATGGTCGTGGATTGAACCCTCCATATGGTGGAAATCCTAACAGGTACAGTAGCTCCTTTGCTTATGGTGGGAGCAATGGAGGTAATATTCCTGTCCTGAATTCACCAAGCAGGAGTGTGTGGGGAAATGGGAATCTTGGTTATGCCACAAAGACTGCAAACTCTGTTGCTCTGGGCCTTGGCAGTGGAACTTCAGAAATGGATTCTTTTGGCAGCATTCGAGCTCTTTGGGGTTCCTCTCCTAATCTTGGACAAGGTGGTGCTGCTGGTTCTGTTTATAGTAGTGAGAGTCTTGGTTATGGCACTGGAGAATTGAGTATTGGGTTAGGAGCTGTAGGGAATGGAAGAAATAGTCGCTCTGGTTTCACACCAACATCTGTTTCAAATGGTGGTTATGATGAGGCTTATACCAACACTTATGCAAGTGATTCCTTTTATGGTGATTCCACTTGGCGATCTTCACCTTTGGAGCTAGAGGGTTCTGGCCCCTTTGCTTTTGGGCTTGGAACTGCAGCTTCTGATGTTATGACTAAAAATTCTGCTGGTTATGTTGGTGGCTGTAGTGTTACTAATAGACAACCAAATAGAG GAATTGCTGCCTAG